From Camelina sativa cultivar DH55 chromosome 20, Cs, whole genome shotgun sequence, the proteins below share one genomic window:
- the LOC109124452 gene encoding protein SMG7 isoform X1 translates to MMTLQMDNTTASSSRERAKSLFDKTIELENKRWKAVQDRNPFDLNLWHQIRENYEAILFEDHAFSEQHNIELILWQLHYKRIENCRGHINAFLSSSSSSAAHNVKGPSRLDQLAKLKLQFRTLLSEATGFYHDLISKIRSKYGLPLGYFSEDQASQNMADKDGKKLAEVKKGLVSCHRCLIYLGDLARYKGLYGEGDSKNREYAAASSYYLQAASLWPGSGNPHHQLAIIASYSSDEFALTYRYFRSLAVESPFPTARDNLIVAFEKNRQIYAQLFVASKDTSKKPIGKGRGKGRGKGEDTSSKDANLVAGPEKDKVTSAKDMLKAFCIRFVRLNGILFTRTSLETFLDVLTSTSSSLREVISSGSMEELSLGIDTSDSALFIVRLVAIMIFSVHNSKKETEGQSYAEIVQRVEPARNSLTASFELLGHIVEQCVQLRDPSASYFLPGVLVFVEWLACCPDIALGSDPDDRQTTVRNRFWNQCVTFFNQILSLGPLFIDDVEDETCFSNMSLYDERETENRLALWEDYELRGFLPLLPAQTILDFSRKHSFGTEGPKEKKARIKRILAAGKALTSVIKVDQNHVYYDSKKKKFLVGVKPSDDLLDSHSSPPKADALQDNQVMVKHNSPVMQQDQQICMGEEDDDEVIVFKPLVTEKRKEASDQIYVSNGGFRKPDQVATTENLKPLSGVDSAFHENQFLQARGNASIQVPASIGSNLLGLLQASTQSQASHLQQVQTQAVNPQSAQSLAAARLQPIQSQVAQLQPLPSRVVHFQQTQAPLSHVSLVQSQSASLGGGTKWLPEEAASLASSQSSFAQMGNGHVMRNEIQGNHGVSYHPAHSLPVYQSYNVNGMGGMPSQSRTSEAVFPPKSDTVSSSGVIADGLGVQSSIARKNPISRAFRHLGPPPGFNTVPSKLQKEPVPGSDLSGNNLAVDDYRWLDGYETQSSRGAGLNSSLNYASKSEQMGTSNGMNGAANFPFPGKQIPTSQVQADLPYFQNPQKDSFVNQNHQSAQLPEQYQGQSTWSSRHFV, encoded by the exons ATGATGACTTTGCAGATGGATAATACTACTGCTTCCTCCTCAAGGGAGCGAGCCAAGTCCTTATTTGAcaag ACTATTGAGTTAGAAAACAAGCGTTGGAAGGCTGTTCAGGATCGAAATCCATTTGACCTTAATTTGTGGCATCAAATTCGTGAGAATTACGAAGCAATACTTTTTGAAGATCATGCCTTTTCCGAGCAGCACAACATTGAACTTATACTGTGGCAGCTGCATTACAAACGGATTGAAAATTGTAGAGGACACATCAATGCTTTCTTGAGTTCTAGTAGCTCGAGCGCGGCACACAATGTTAAGGGTCCTTCTAGACTCGATCAACTTGCAAAACTGAAGCTGCAGTTCAGGACATTACTTTCAGAAGCAACTGGGTTTTACCATGATTTGATCTCAAAAATTAGATCCAAGTATGGCCTTCCCTTGGGTTATTTTTCTGAGGATCAAGCGAGTCAAAACATGGCTGATAAAGATGGAAAGAAGTTAGCAGAAGTTAAAAAAGGCTTGGTATCTTGTCATCGTTGCTTAATATACCTTGGTGATCTGGCTCGGTATAAAGGATTGTATGGGGAGGGGGATTCCAAGAACAGAGAGTATGCTGCTGCTTCAAGTTACTATTTGCAAGCAGCTTCTCTATGGCCAGGCAGTGGAAACCCACATCATCAG CTTGCTATCATTGCTTCTTATTCGTCGGATGAGTTTGCATTAACATATCGTTACTTCCGGAGTTTGGCTGTGGAGAGTCCTTTCCCAACTGCCCGTGATAACTTGATTGTTGCTTTTGAAAAG AATCGTCAGATTTATGCCCAATTGTTTGTGGCTTCCAAAGACACATCTAAGAAGCCGATTGGTAAAGGAAGAGGTAAAGGAAGAGGTAAAGGTGAAGATACTTCATCGAAAGATGCGAACTTGGTAGCTGGTCCTGAGAAGGATAAAGTAACTAGTGCAAAGGACATGCTGAAAGCATTCTGCATTAGATTTGTTCGTCTCAACGGGATACTTTTTACCCGAACAAG CCTGGAGACGTTCTTAGATGTGCTTACCTCTACTAGCAGCAGTTTACGAGAGGTAATTTCTTCTGGCTCAATGGAAGAGCTGAGTTTGGGAATAGACACCAGTGACAGCGCACTTTTCATTGTCAGACTCGTGGCAATCATGATATTTAGCGTCCATAACTCAAAGAAAGAGACGGAAGGTCAGTCGTATGCAGAAATTGTACAGCGTGTGGAGCCTGCCAGAAACTCTTTAACAGCTAGTTTTGAGTTGCTTGGACATATAGTAGAGCAGTGTGTGCAACTGCGTGATCCTTCAGCAAGTTACTTCCTTCCAGGGGTCTTAGTTTTTGTTGAATGGTTGGCCTGCTGTCCTGACATTGCTCTAGGAAGTGATCCGGACGACAGACAAACTACTGTAAGAAATAGATTTTGGAACCAGTGTGTTACCTTCTTCAATCAGATCTTGTCTCTTGGACCTCTGTTTATTGATGATGTTGAAGACGAGACTTGCTTTTCAAACATGAGCTTGTATGATGAGAGAGAAACTGAAAATCGACTTGCACTATGGGAGGACTATGAACTAAGAGGATTTTTGCCACTGCTTCCAGCTCAGACTATTCTCGACTTCTCACGGAAACATTCCTTTGGAACTGAAGGTCCCAAGGAAAAGAAAGCTCGTATAAAGAGGATCCTAGCAGCAGGAAAAGCTTTGACCAGTGTGATCAAAGTTGATCAAAATCATGTGTATTATgattctaagaagaagaagtttcttgTTGGTGTAAAACCGTCAGATGACTTGCTGGATTCTCATTCAAGCCCACCTAAAGCTGATGCTTTGCAAGATAACCAAGTAATGGTGAAGCATAACTCACCAGTGATGCAGCAAGATCAACAGATTTGTATGGgtgaggaggatgatgatgaagtaaTTGTTTTCAAGCCTCTAGTTACTGAAAAGAGGAAAGAGGCTTCTGACCAAATATATGTTTCTAATGGAGGCTTTAGGAAACCTGATCAAGTTGCCACTACGGAGAACTTAAAACCTTTGAGTGGTGTGGATTCAGCTTTTCATGAAAATCAATTTCTGCAAGCTAGAGGTAATGCGAGTATTCAAGTGCCTGCATCTATTGGTTCCAACCTTTTGGGACTCCTTCAGGCGTCAACCCAGTCTCAGGCTTCGCATTTGCAACAAGTTCAGACACAGGCAGTGAATCCTCAGTCAGCCCAATCCTTAGCTGCTGCACGACTTCAGCCAATTCAATCACAGGTCGCACAACTTCAACCACTGCCATCACGGGTTGTGCACTTTCAACAAACTCAAGCTCCGCTTTCACATGTTTCATTGGTCCAGTCACAATCTGCTTCTCTTGGTGGTGGTACCAAGTGGTTACCAGAAGAAGCTGCTTCTCTTGCTAGTAGCCAATCTAGTTTTGCTCAGATGGGTAATGGTCATGTGATGAGAAATGAGATACAAGGAAATCATGGGGTTTCCTATCACCCTGCACACTCATTACCGGTCTACCAGTCCTACAATGTCAATGGTATGGGTGGTATGCCATCTCAGTCACGAACTTCTGAAGCTGTGTTTCCACCCAAAAGTGATACTGTTTCGTCATCTGGAGTTATTGCTGATGGTCTGGGCGTCCAATCTTCAATAGCAAGAAAAAATCCAATCAGTAGAGCCTTTAGGCATCTTGGCCCTCCGCCTGGGTTTAACACTGTCCCCTCTAAGCTGCAGAAGGAGCCAGTACCTGGTTCTGACTTGTCTGGCAACAATCTAGCGGTTGATGATTACAGATGGTTGGATGGATACGAAACTCAATCTTCTCGAGGCGCTGGACTCAACAGTTCTTTGAATTATGCTTCTAAATCGGAACAAATGGGTACCAGCAATGGAATGAACGGGGCTGCTAATTTCCCGTTCCCTGGGAAACAAATTCCAACATCACAGGTCCAAGCAGATCTTCCTTATTTTCAGAACCCTCAGAAAGACAGCTTTGTGaaccaaaatcatcaatcaGCCCAACTCCCTGAGCAATATCAAGGACAGTCGACTTGGTCGAGTCGTCACTTTGTGTGA
- the LOC109124452 gene encoding protein SMG7 isoform X2: MDNTTASSSRERAKSLFDKTIELENKRWKAVQDRNPFDLNLWHQIRENYEAILFEDHAFSEQHNIELILWQLHYKRIENCRGHINAFLSSSSSSAAHNVKGPSRLDQLAKLKLQFRTLLSEATGFYHDLISKIRSKYGLPLGYFSEDQASQNMADKDGKKLAEVKKGLVSCHRCLIYLGDLARYKGLYGEGDSKNREYAAASSYYLQAASLWPGSGNPHHQLAIIASYSSDEFALTYRYFRSLAVESPFPTARDNLIVAFEKNRQIYAQLFVASKDTSKKPIGKGRGKGRGKGEDTSSKDANLVAGPEKDKVTSAKDMLKAFCIRFVRLNGILFTRTSLETFLDVLTSTSSSLREVISSGSMEELSLGIDTSDSALFIVRLVAIMIFSVHNSKKETEGQSYAEIVQRVEPARNSLTASFELLGHIVEQCVQLRDPSASYFLPGVLVFVEWLACCPDIALGSDPDDRQTTVRNRFWNQCVTFFNQILSLGPLFIDDVEDETCFSNMSLYDERETENRLALWEDYELRGFLPLLPAQTILDFSRKHSFGTEGPKEKKARIKRILAAGKALTSVIKVDQNHVYYDSKKKKFLVGVKPSDDLLDSHSSPPKADALQDNQVMVKHNSPVMQQDQQICMGEEDDDEVIVFKPLVTEKRKEASDQIYVSNGGFRKPDQVATTENLKPLSGVDSAFHENQFLQARGNASIQVPASIGSNLLGLLQASTQSQASHLQQVQTQAVNPQSAQSLAAARLQPIQSQVAQLQPLPSRVVHFQQTQAPLSHVSLVQSQSASLGGGTKWLPEEAASLASSQSSFAQMGNGHVMRNEIQGNHGVSYHPAHSLPVYQSYNVNGMGGMPSQSRTSEAVFPPKSDTVSSSGVIADGLGVQSSIARKNPISRAFRHLGPPPGFNTVPSKLQKEPVPGSDLSGNNLAVDDYRWLDGYETQSSRGAGLNSSLNYASKSEQMGTSNGMNGAANFPFPGKQIPTSQVQADLPYFQNPQKDSFVNQNHQSAQLPEQYQGQSTWSSRHFV, from the exons ATGGATAATACTACTGCTTCCTCCTCAAGGGAGCGAGCCAAGTCCTTATTTGAcaag ACTATTGAGTTAGAAAACAAGCGTTGGAAGGCTGTTCAGGATCGAAATCCATTTGACCTTAATTTGTGGCATCAAATTCGTGAGAATTACGAAGCAATACTTTTTGAAGATCATGCCTTTTCCGAGCAGCACAACATTGAACTTATACTGTGGCAGCTGCATTACAAACGGATTGAAAATTGTAGAGGACACATCAATGCTTTCTTGAGTTCTAGTAGCTCGAGCGCGGCACACAATGTTAAGGGTCCTTCTAGACTCGATCAACTTGCAAAACTGAAGCTGCAGTTCAGGACATTACTTTCAGAAGCAACTGGGTTTTACCATGATTTGATCTCAAAAATTAGATCCAAGTATGGCCTTCCCTTGGGTTATTTTTCTGAGGATCAAGCGAGTCAAAACATGGCTGATAAAGATGGAAAGAAGTTAGCAGAAGTTAAAAAAGGCTTGGTATCTTGTCATCGTTGCTTAATATACCTTGGTGATCTGGCTCGGTATAAAGGATTGTATGGGGAGGGGGATTCCAAGAACAGAGAGTATGCTGCTGCTTCAAGTTACTATTTGCAAGCAGCTTCTCTATGGCCAGGCAGTGGAAACCCACATCATCAG CTTGCTATCATTGCTTCTTATTCGTCGGATGAGTTTGCATTAACATATCGTTACTTCCGGAGTTTGGCTGTGGAGAGTCCTTTCCCAACTGCCCGTGATAACTTGATTGTTGCTTTTGAAAAG AATCGTCAGATTTATGCCCAATTGTTTGTGGCTTCCAAAGACACATCTAAGAAGCCGATTGGTAAAGGAAGAGGTAAAGGAAGAGGTAAAGGTGAAGATACTTCATCGAAAGATGCGAACTTGGTAGCTGGTCCTGAGAAGGATAAAGTAACTAGTGCAAAGGACATGCTGAAAGCATTCTGCATTAGATTTGTTCGTCTCAACGGGATACTTTTTACCCGAACAAG CCTGGAGACGTTCTTAGATGTGCTTACCTCTACTAGCAGCAGTTTACGAGAGGTAATTTCTTCTGGCTCAATGGAAGAGCTGAGTTTGGGAATAGACACCAGTGACAGCGCACTTTTCATTGTCAGACTCGTGGCAATCATGATATTTAGCGTCCATAACTCAAAGAAAGAGACGGAAGGTCAGTCGTATGCAGAAATTGTACAGCGTGTGGAGCCTGCCAGAAACTCTTTAACAGCTAGTTTTGAGTTGCTTGGACATATAGTAGAGCAGTGTGTGCAACTGCGTGATCCTTCAGCAAGTTACTTCCTTCCAGGGGTCTTAGTTTTTGTTGAATGGTTGGCCTGCTGTCCTGACATTGCTCTAGGAAGTGATCCGGACGACAGACAAACTACTGTAAGAAATAGATTTTGGAACCAGTGTGTTACCTTCTTCAATCAGATCTTGTCTCTTGGACCTCTGTTTATTGATGATGTTGAAGACGAGACTTGCTTTTCAAACATGAGCTTGTATGATGAGAGAGAAACTGAAAATCGACTTGCACTATGGGAGGACTATGAACTAAGAGGATTTTTGCCACTGCTTCCAGCTCAGACTATTCTCGACTTCTCACGGAAACATTCCTTTGGAACTGAAGGTCCCAAGGAAAAGAAAGCTCGTATAAAGAGGATCCTAGCAGCAGGAAAAGCTTTGACCAGTGTGATCAAAGTTGATCAAAATCATGTGTATTATgattctaagaagaagaagtttcttgTTGGTGTAAAACCGTCAGATGACTTGCTGGATTCTCATTCAAGCCCACCTAAAGCTGATGCTTTGCAAGATAACCAAGTAATGGTGAAGCATAACTCACCAGTGATGCAGCAAGATCAACAGATTTGTATGGgtgaggaggatgatgatgaagtaaTTGTTTTCAAGCCTCTAGTTACTGAAAAGAGGAAAGAGGCTTCTGACCAAATATATGTTTCTAATGGAGGCTTTAGGAAACCTGATCAAGTTGCCACTACGGAGAACTTAAAACCTTTGAGTGGTGTGGATTCAGCTTTTCATGAAAATCAATTTCTGCAAGCTAGAGGTAATGCGAGTATTCAAGTGCCTGCATCTATTGGTTCCAACCTTTTGGGACTCCTTCAGGCGTCAACCCAGTCTCAGGCTTCGCATTTGCAACAAGTTCAGACACAGGCAGTGAATCCTCAGTCAGCCCAATCCTTAGCTGCTGCACGACTTCAGCCAATTCAATCACAGGTCGCACAACTTCAACCACTGCCATCACGGGTTGTGCACTTTCAACAAACTCAAGCTCCGCTTTCACATGTTTCATTGGTCCAGTCACAATCTGCTTCTCTTGGTGGTGGTACCAAGTGGTTACCAGAAGAAGCTGCTTCTCTTGCTAGTAGCCAATCTAGTTTTGCTCAGATGGGTAATGGTCATGTGATGAGAAATGAGATACAAGGAAATCATGGGGTTTCCTATCACCCTGCACACTCATTACCGGTCTACCAGTCCTACAATGTCAATGGTATGGGTGGTATGCCATCTCAGTCACGAACTTCTGAAGCTGTGTTTCCACCCAAAAGTGATACTGTTTCGTCATCTGGAGTTATTGCTGATGGTCTGGGCGTCCAATCTTCAATAGCAAGAAAAAATCCAATCAGTAGAGCCTTTAGGCATCTTGGCCCTCCGCCTGGGTTTAACACTGTCCCCTCTAAGCTGCAGAAGGAGCCAGTACCTGGTTCTGACTTGTCTGGCAACAATCTAGCGGTTGATGATTACAGATGGTTGGATGGATACGAAACTCAATCTTCTCGAGGCGCTGGACTCAACAGTTCTTTGAATTATGCTTCTAAATCGGAACAAATGGGTACCAGCAATGGAATGAACGGGGCTGCTAATTTCCCGTTCCCTGGGAAACAAATTCCAACATCACAGGTCCAAGCAGATCTTCCTTATTTTCAGAACCCTCAGAAAGACAGCTTTGTGaaccaaaatcatcaatcaGCCCAACTCCCTGAGCAATATCAAGGACAGTCGACTTGGTCGAGTCGTCACTTTGTGTGA
- the LOC104770300 gene encoding ABC transporter G family member 23 has protein sequence MKNNTHTMASCFHPSAMATNRREEDSIILFSASNSPDEFSSASSSFSSSPLPTPNRYSLTVTNLSYAIHHTPILKSVSLAAESSKILAVVGPSGTGKSTLLKIISGRVNHKSLDPSSAILINNRKITDYNQLRRVCGFVPQEDDLLPLLTVKETLMYSAKFSLRDSTAKEREERVESLLSDLGLVLVQDSFVGEGDEEDRGVSGGERKRVSIAVEMIRDPPILLLDEPTSGLDSRNSLQVVELLATMAKSKQRTVLFSIHQPSYRILDYISDYLILSRGSVIHFGSLEHLEDSIAKLGFQIPEQLNPIEFAMEIVESLRASKPDSVTAIESSSIWPENNENDVITAKKQELRVLDVTEISYLCSRFCKIIYRTKQLFLARTMQAVVAGLGLGSVYTRLKRDEEGVAERLGLFAFSLSFLLSSTVEALPIYLRERRVLMKESSRGSYRISSYMIANTIAFVPFLFVVSLLFSIPVYWIVGLNPSIEAFSFFVLCVWLIILMASSLVLFLSAVSPDFISGNSLICTVLGAFFLFSGYFIPKEKIPKPWMFMYYVSLYRYPLESMVVNEYWSMRTECFSGGDLGCLMTGEDVLKKRGLDKDTRWVNVGIMLAFFVFYRILCWGILLRKASKSTH, from the coding sequence ATGAAGAATAATACTCATACCATGGCTTCCTGCTTCCACCCTTCTGCTATGGCTACAAACCGCCGCGAAGAAGACTCCATCATACTTTTCTCAGCATCAAACTCTCCTGATGAGTTCTCCTCAGCCTCctcttcattttcatcttcCCCACTCCCAACCCCTAACCGCTACTCCTTAACCGTCACTAACCTCTCCTACGCCATCCATCACACCCCAATACTCAAGTCCGTGTCATTAGCTGCTGAGTCCTCTAAAATCCTGGCCGTCGTTGGACCGAGTGGAACAGGAAAATCCACCCTTTTGAAGATCATATCAGGAAGAGTAAACCACAAGTCACTGGATCCATCGTCTGCGATTTTGATAAACAATCGTAAAATCACTGACTACAATCAGCTACGCAGGGTGTGCGGGTTTGTACCTCAGGAAGATGATCTGCTGCCTCTGCTTACCGTGAAAGAGACGTTAATGTATAGCGCCAAATTCAGTTTGAGAGATTCAACGGCtaaggaaagagaagaaagagttgagAGCTTGTTGAGTGATCTAGGTCTTGTTCTTGTCCAAGATAGCTTCGTTGGAGAAGGAGACGAAGAGGATCGTGGCGTTTCGGGAGGGGAACGGAAGAGAGTCTCTATAGCCGTTGAGATGATCCGTGACCCACCCATTCTGCTTCTTGACGAACCAACCTCCGGTTTGGATAGTCGAAACTCGCTTCAGGTCGTTGAGCTTTTGGCTACTATGGCTAAATCCAAACAAAGAACCGTCCTCTTCTCCATCCATCAGCCTAGCTATCGTATACTTGATTACATCTCCGATTACTTGATTCTCTCCCGCGGATCGGTTATTCACTTTGGTAGTCTTGAACATCTCGAGGACTCGATAGCGAAACTAGGGTTTCAGATTCCAGAACAGCTGAATCCGATAGAATTCGCCATGGAAATAGTTGAGTCCTTGAGAGCTTCGAAGCCAGACTCGGTAACCGCCATAGAATCATCATCCATCTGGCCTGAAAACAACGAAAACGATGTGATTACCGCAAAGAAACAAGAGTTGCGTGTCCTTGACGTCACCGAGATCTCATATCTCTGTTCGAGGTTTTGCAAGATCATCTACAGAACAAAACAGCTATTTCTGGCGCGAACGATGCAAGCGGTTGTAGCTGGATTAGGTCTAGGAAGCGTCTACACGAGGCTCAAGCGTGACGAAGAAGGCGTAGCGGAGAGGCTTGGTCTATTCGCTTTTAGCTTAAGCTTCCTCCTCTCTTCAACGGTCGAAGCACTTCCCATTTACCTCCGTGAGCGTCGCGTCCTGATGAAAGAATCGTCTCGTGGATCCTACAGGATCTCATCCTACATGATCGCCAACACAATTGCATTCGTACCGTTCCTCTTCGTTGtatctctcctcttctccatcCCAGTATACTGGATCGTTGGCCTAAACCCGTCGATTGAAGCCTTCTCATTCTTCGTCCTCTGCGTCTGGCTCATCATCCTCATGGCTAGTTCTCTGGTGCTCTTCCTCAGCGCAGTTTCTCCTGACTTCATCTCCGGAAACTCGCTCATCTGCACCGTTCTTGgagctttctttctcttctccggATACTTTATCCCCAAAGAGAAGATCCCTAAACCGTGGATGTTCATGTACTACGTGTCGCTGTACCGTTACCCTCTGGAGTCGATGGTGGTGAACGAGTACTGGAGCATGCGAACAGAGTGCTTCTCTGGTGGGGACTTGGGATGCTTGATGACCGGAGAGGATGTGTTGAAGAAGAGAGGGCTTGACAAGGACACGAGGTGGGTCAATGTCGGGATAATGCTTGCCTTCTTCGTGTTTTATCGGATCCTCTGCTGGGGGATTCTACTCAGAAAGGCTTCCAAGTCAACCCATTAA